Genomic window (Candidatus Methylomirabilis tolerans):
TGAGCACTGGCAAAGTTCTTCGTCGTGTCCTCAGCGGCACGTCCGACGCAAATCTTGATTTCGACGACCTTTGCCACCTGTTGACAAGCCTGGGGTTCGAGATGCGCGTTCGCGGGAGTCATCATATTTTCCGCCGCGCAGGAATTGAGGAGAAACTGAACCTTCAGCGTGAAGGTCACGAGGCGAAGCCGTATCAGGTCAAGCAGGTCCGAAACGTTATTCTGACGTACGGACTTGCAGG
Coding sequences:
- a CDS encoding type II toxin-antitoxin system HicA family toxin; amino-acid sequence: MSTGKVLRRVLSGTSDANLDFDDLCHLLTSLGFEMRVRGSHHIFRRAGIEEKLNLQREGHEAKPYQVKQVRNVILTYGLAG